From Halobacteriovorax sp. HLS, the proteins below share one genomic window:
- a CDS encoding 4Fe-4S cluster-binding domain-containing protein: protein MITRDNLQFYVRTAENCNLNCKHCFTSGRNGDPSVFNAENTSNYIQKIVKTFNVLNFRVVLHGGEPMLAPISELNCFIDQLQSIPQLNSIGIQTNLAYELSEEKLTFFNNHFKQYGIGTSWDADLRFGLVDFKSKTKVLKLWENNVRTLIENGHNLTLSICLSKYLIDHFEPRQLIEYAIDLGFQNILFERITEDGSAITNNSIRPLNLHLDRWLHKMFIQTLENQYEKRINNLFLGELATSYISKTHTANRCRNCELSLITIGAAGDLSGCPNSAKEVTWGYINEPISTPLSSSNRLNAICKEKIRNPICEQCDIREICNSDCYKLPWQDKICAAPKLIMKEMKRNNNINDYQRLL from the coding sequence ATGATTACAAGAGATAATTTACAATTCTACGTACGTACAGCTGAAAACTGTAACTTGAACTGCAAACACTGCTTCACATCGGGACGCAATGGCGATCCTTCAGTATTTAATGCTGAAAATACATCTAATTATATTCAAAAAATTGTAAAAACCTTCAATGTATTGAACTTTAGAGTTGTCTTACATGGAGGAGAACCAATGTTAGCTCCAATTAGTGAGCTAAATTGTTTTATTGACCAGCTTCAATCCATCCCACAATTAAACAGTATTGGAATCCAAACAAATCTGGCCTACGAACTAAGCGAAGAAAAACTCACTTTTTTCAATAATCATTTTAAGCAATATGGAATAGGTACCTCTTGGGATGCAGATCTGCGCTTTGGACTAGTTGACTTCAAGAGCAAGACTAAGGTTTTAAAACTTTGGGAAAATAATGTTAGAACCTTAATAGAAAATGGACATAACTTAACATTATCTATCTGCCTATCTAAATATCTAATCGATCATTTTGAGCCAAGACAACTCATTGAATACGCTATTGACCTAGGTTTTCAAAATATTTTATTTGAAAGAATTACGGAAGATGGAAGCGCTATTACAAATAATTCTATCCGACCTTTGAATCTGCATCTTGATCGATGGCTCCATAAAATGTTTATTCAGACCTTAGAGAATCAATATGAAAAAAGAATCAACAACTTATTTCTTGGAGAGCTTGCGACATCCTATATTTCTAAAACTCATACTGCTAACAGATGTCGAAACTGTGAATTAAGCCTAATAACAATTGGTGCAGCTGGAGACTTATCCGGATGTCCAAACTCTGCAAAGGAAGTCACATGGGGATATATTAATGAACCTATTTCCACCCCCCTCTCTTCATCAAACAGGTTAAATGCAATCTGTAAGGAAAAAATACGAAACCCAATTTGCGAACAATGTGATATTAGAGAAATTTGCAACAGTGATTGCTACAAACTTCCATGGCAAGATAAGATTTGTGCAGCTCCAAAACTTATTATGAAAGAAATGAAAAGAAATAATAACATAAACGATTACCAGAGATTGCTATGA